From a region of the Sinorhizobium sp. B11 genome:
- a CDS encoding metalloregulator ArsR/SmtB family transcription factor — translation MNTDSFEKKADLLLVMANAHRLRMLKTLAEREVAVNNLADIIGISQSALSQHLAKLRSRDLVKTRRDAQTIYYSVKSEKVHVILEMLSEMFDEGQTTDHRLAG, via the coding sequence ATGAATACAGATAGTTTTGAAAAGAAAGCCGACCTGCTACTGGTGATGGCGAATGCCCATCGACTGCGGATGCTGAAGACGCTTGCCGAGCGCGAAGTGGCGGTCAACAATCTCGCCGATATTATCGGAATCAGCCAATCGGCCCTCTCCCAGCACCTCGCCAAGCTCCGCAGCAGGGATCTCGTCAAGACGCGGCGCGATGCGCAGACGATCTACTACTCGGTCAAATCCGAGAAGGTCCATGTGATCCTTGAAATGCTGAGCGAGATGTTCGACGAGGGCCAGACAACGGATCACCGACTGGCAGGTTAA
- a CDS encoding SRPBCC family protein translates to MKPNVNPDLDLTISRVIKAPPSAVWSAWTNPAQFEKWWIPAPALCRVATMDVKPGGALVTEMSEDGGPFQHHLSACYLDVQEGRRIVFTNALLGGWRPAPTPFMTAIITLADHPEGTDYSAVVMHKDKETRSTHEELGFHDGWGTVAAQLAKLVEK, encoded by the coding sequence ATGAAGCCAAATGTGAATCCCGATCTCGATCTGACCATTTCGCGCGTCATCAAAGCACCACCGTCCGCCGTCTGGAGCGCCTGGACCAACCCGGCACAATTCGAAAAATGGTGGATACCCGCGCCGGCGCTCTGCCGTGTCGCCACCATGGACGTCAAACCCGGCGGCGCCCTTGTAACCGAAATGAGCGAGGATGGCGGTCCCTTTCAACACCATCTCAGTGCCTGCTATCTGGATGTTCAGGAGGGTCGTCGCATCGTCTTCACCAATGCGCTCCTTGGCGGCTGGCGCCCTGCGCCAACCCCCTTCATGACAGCCATCATCACCCTAGCCGATCATCCCGAAGGGACCGACTACAGTGCCGTCGTCATGCACAAGGACAAGGAGACCCGCAGCACGCATGAAGAACTGGGCTTCCATGACGGTTGGGGCACGGTCGCCGCGCAGCTGGCAAAGCTGGTGGAGAAATAA
- a CDS encoding peptidase E — MMRLYLSSYRLGASAFRLKKLLNGGRRAAIIQNALDFIPSEARRAYEANVYDPKEELADWGIEAEELDLRDYFGEPRVLEKALAGFDLVWAVGGNAFLLRRAMRQSGFDQIIGELVRGDAIVYGGFSAGAVVATPSLKGIDIMDDPRQCAPGYDESVPWEGLGLVDFSIVPHYRSAHDEAEAAEKAANFLDETGMPFQPLRDGEVIIVEGRNVTLLPVLPEAMRRSA, encoded by the coding sequence ATGATGAGACTCTACCTGTCATCCTATCGGCTCGGAGCGAGCGCCTTCCGGCTCAAGAAGCTTCTCAATGGCGGGCGGCGCGCCGCAATTATCCAGAATGCGCTGGACTTCATCCCGTCCGAGGCGCGTCGCGCCTATGAGGCCAATGTCTATGATCCCAAGGAGGAGCTCGCCGATTGGGGGATCGAGGCGGAAGAACTGGATCTGAGGGATTATTTCGGGGAGCCGCGTGTTCTTGAAAAAGCGCTCGCCGGTTTTGATCTCGTCTGGGCCGTCGGCGGCAATGCCTTTCTTCTAAGGCGCGCCATGCGGCAGAGCGGTTTCGATCAGATCATAGGGGAGTTGGTGCGCGGCGATGCGATCGTCTATGGCGGGTTCAGCGCCGGGGCGGTCGTGGCGACGCCCTCGCTCAAGGGCATCGACATCATGGATGATCCGCGGCAGTGTGCGCCAGGCTATGACGAGAGCGTTCCTTGGGAAGGCCTTGGCCTCGTCGACTTCTCCATCGTTCCGCATTATCGCTCGGCTCATGATGAGGCAGAAGCGGCCGAAAAGGCAGCCAACTTCCTTGACGAAACCGGCATGCCCTTTCAGCCGCTCAGGGACGGCGAAGTTATCATCGTCGAGGGTCGGAACGTGACGCTGCTTCCGGTCTTGCCGGAAGCGATGCGCCGTTCCGCTTAA
- the mscL gene encoding large conductance mechanosensitive channel protein MscL codes for MLNEFKAFIARGNVMDLAVGVIIGGAFGGIVKSLVEDIIMPIVGAIFGGFDFSNYYISLSDKAVGPTLDEARKGGAVFAYGNFITVLINFLILAWIIFLMIKAVNILREQVERKEKAAPAEVPPPPADVALLTEIRDLLAKRPAV; via the coding sequence ATGCTCAATGAGTTCAAAGCGTTCATCGCCCGCGGCAATGTCATGGATCTCGCAGTCGGTGTCATCATCGGCGGCGCGTTCGGCGGGATCGTCAAGTCGCTGGTCGAGGATATCATCATGCCGATCGTCGGCGCGATCTTCGGCGGTTTCGATTTTTCCAACTACTACATTTCGCTGTCGGACAAAGCCGTTGGGCCAACCCTTGACGAAGCCCGCAAAGGTGGGGCCGTTTTCGCATACGGCAATTTCATCACCGTCCTGATCAATTTCCTGATCCTCGCTTGGATCATCTTCCTAATGATCAAGGCTGTGAACATCCTGCGCGAGCAGGTCGAGCGCAAGGAAAAGGCCGCACCGGCAGAGGTCCCGCCGCCGCCGGCCGATGTCGCATTGCTGACCGAAATCCGCGACCTTCTCGCCAAGCGCCCGGCCGTCTGA
- a CDS encoding pyridoxal phosphate-dependent aminotransferase, whose translation MSIISSLSPRAVAAPESGIVEVVNYARGREGLLPLWVGEGDLPTPDFINQAAMQALAAGETFYTWQRGIPELRQALSDYYFRHFGIRLAPEHFYVTGSGMQAIQIAVQALTSPGDEFVYLTPAWPNIAAALEIAGARSVGVELQFEGGTWAVDLNRVETAITPKTRGLFINTPSNPTGWTATKKDLADILALARKHDLWIMADEIYARYFYAGGRAPSFLDVMEPGDKVIFVNSFSKNWSMTGWRVGWIVAPPETGQVLENLIQYSTSGVAQFMQKGAVAALNEGDAFVQSNIEKATRSRDILCETLIATNRVETLKPDGALYAFLKIDGVTDSRKAAIDIVDKTGVGLAPGTAFGPGGALFLRACFLRDPAQVAVAAERLADYILKI comes from the coding sequence ATGTCGATTATAAGCAGCCTCAGCCCGCGCGCCGTCGCAGCGCCAGAAAGCGGGATCGTCGAAGTCGTCAATTATGCCCGCGGCCGTGAAGGCCTTTTGCCGCTCTGGGTTGGCGAAGGCGATCTTCCTACCCCCGATTTCATCAATCAGGCGGCCATGCAGGCGCTCGCCGCCGGCGAGACCTTCTACACCTGGCAGCGCGGGATCCCCGAGCTGCGCCAGGCCCTGTCGGATTACTATTTCAGGCATTTCGGTATCCGTTTGGCACCTGAGCATTTCTATGTGACCGGTTCCGGCATGCAGGCGATCCAGATCGCCGTCCAGGCGCTGACTTCACCCGGCGATGAGTTCGTCTACCTCACCCCGGCCTGGCCGAACATTGCCGCCGCCCTCGAAATCGCCGGCGCGCGGTCGGTTGGCGTGGAGCTCCAGTTTGAAGGCGGCACATGGGCGGTCGATCTCAACCGCGTTGAAACAGCCATTACGCCGAAGACGCGCGGCCTCTTCATCAACACGCCGTCGAACCCCACGGGCTGGACCGCGACGAAGAAGGACCTGGCCGATATCCTGGCGCTTGCTCGTAAACATGATCTCTGGATCATGGCAGATGAGATCTACGCGCGTTATTTCTACGCTGGCGGTCGCGCGCCGTCCTTCCTGGATGTGATGGAGCCGGGCGACAAGGTCATCTTCGTCAACTCCTTCTCCAAGAACTGGTCGATGACCGGCTGGCGCGTCGGCTGGATCGTCGCCCCGCCGGAGACCGGACAGGTGCTGGAAAATCTCATCCAGTATTCAACCTCCGGCGTAGCACAATTCATGCAGAAGGGTGCGGTTGCGGCCCTTAACGAAGGTGACGCCTTCGTGCAGTCGAATATCGAGAAGGCGACCCGCTCCCGCGATATCCTCTGCGAGACGCTGATCGCCACCAACCGCGTTGAAACGCTGAAGCCCGACGGTGCGCTTTACGCCTTCCTCAAGATCGACGGCGTTACCGACAGCCGCAAGGCCGCGATCGATATCGTCGACAAAACCGGCGTCGGCCTTGCGCCCGGCACAGCCTTCGGACCGGGCGGCGCACTTTTCCTGCGCGCCTGCTTTCTGCGCGATCCGGCACAGGTGGCGGTCGCTGCCGAACGGCTCGCCGACTACATCCTCAAGATTTAA
- a CDS encoding TetR/AcrR family transcriptional regulator, producing MAVKENIRPGGRSARVQASVHAAVRELLAEMSRTEITVPLIATRAGVTPSTIYRRWGDLQELLADVAVERLRPDMEPVDTGTGAGDLEAWAEQYAEEMSSGPGREYIRDVLAAQTGDNANKCCNFTRQQIEAIAGRAKGRGEAFPDVDTVMDSVVAPIMYRTLFGDAPNSARVRELVDHLFDRRKVA from the coding sequence ATGGCAGTCAAAGAGAATATCCGTCCGGGTGGCAGAAGTGCACGTGTCCAGGCTTCGGTGCATGCCGCAGTGCGTGAGCTTCTTGCGGAGATGAGCCGAACGGAGATCACGGTTCCGCTGATCGCGACGCGGGCGGGTGTCACGCCTTCCACCATCTATCGCCGCTGGGGTGATCTGCAGGAATTACTGGCCGACGTCGCCGTCGAACGTCTGCGTCCCGACATGGAACCGGTTGATACCGGTACCGGCGCCGGCGATCTGGAAGCCTGGGCCGAACAATATGCAGAGGAAATGTCCTCTGGCCCCGGTCGTGAATATATCCGCGACGTGCTCGCTGCCCAGACCGGTGATAACGCCAACAAGTGCTGCAACTTCACCCGTCAACAGATTGAAGCGATCGCCGGAAGGGCGAAGGGGAGGGGCGAGGCCTTTCCCGATGTCGATACGGTGATGGATAGTGTCGTTGCACCCATCATGTACCGCACCCTCTTCGGCGATGCTCCGAACTCTGCTCGCGTACGGGAGCTTGTTGACCACCTTTTCGACCGGCGCAAGGTGGCCTGA
- a CDS encoding helix-turn-helix domain-containing protein produces MDYYSHQLDSIFLALADPTRRAVIGRLGTGPASISDLAKPFAMALPSFMKHIHLLEETGLIETKKQGRVRTCTLEKKRFAMVEGWLSAQRAIWEARTDRLEAFVTATQSKEEKSQ; encoded by the coding sequence ATGGATTACTATTCGCATCAGCTCGACAGCATCTTCCTGGCGCTCGCCGACCCCACGCGCCGTGCCGTCATCGGCCGGCTCGGCACCGGTCCGGCGAGCATCAGCGATCTTGCAAAGCCTTTCGCCATGGCCTTGCCGTCCTTCATGAAGCACATCCACCTGCTCGAAGAGACAGGGCTTATCGAAACGAAGAAGCAGGGTCGTGTGCGCACCTGCACGCTGGAGAAGAAGCGTTTCGCAATGGTCGAAGGCTGGCTTTCGGCTCAGCGCGCCATCTGGGAGGCCCGCACCGACAGGCTCGAAGCTTTCGTCACTGCCACGCAATCGAAGGAGGAGAAATCCCAATGA
- a CDS encoding hybrid sensor histidine kinase/response regulator — protein MLPGWVIFAFALGYLLLLFAVASYGDRRSRKFGVPEGGRPVVYALSLAIYCTSWTYFGGVGLAAHHGLEFAGIYIGPILVFTLGMPLLKRIIELAKAEKLTSVADFIAARYGKNSTVATIVALICLIGTIPYIALQLKSISATVTAMVNPSDYGIGSGNLYFLDLPLIVTLVLACFAIMFGTRHTDATEHQDGLILAVSMESMVKLVAFLTAGICVIWFLFDGPSDLWRKGSENALVSAALDYQTPLSRWITLTLLSAFAIIMLPRQFHVTVVENRTAKQLRLAGFLFPLYLIAINLFVLPVAIGGLLIFGGNGNADLYVLTLPLAGQMPVVSLITFIGGFSAATAMVIVDSVALSIMVSNDIVMPFFLRRKLAGLASQRDDFAKSLLNIRRSAIFAVLLLGYAYYRSTDSTAGLASIGLLSFAAIAQIAPALFGGMIWRRANARGAILGLTSGFTIWVYLLFLPSFGGPDYSYVASSFLGFIFPGTTLFTGPDADPLVNATAMSLLVNTAAFVVGSLTRNAKPLERIQAGIFVKRHSRSQFATRGWKTRISVGDLKTAIARYLGEERMQRSLATYEQTSGRKLEDDQPADMALIHFTEQLLGSAIGSSSARLVLSLILQKIEDASSDTAWLLDQASEALQYNQDMLQTALSQMDQGIAVFDSSNRLTIWNRRFRQLLDLPENAGQVGFPLSDIVSILSHRGDIAPGDQGQAVRHFLTLDKPFPLVLAGGERIIEVRSNAMPDKGIVATFTDITQRVAADQALKQANETLEQRVAERTAELTRVNKELAEARAAADEANIGKTRFFAAAGHDILQPLNAARLYSSALVERMAQSENSPIVRNIDSALESVESILGAVLDISRLDTGAMRPRLASVPLSDLLERIETDFAPIAREKKLKLKVMPTSLRVRSDPNLLRRLVQNLVSNAIKYTVNGKVLIGVRRRGNQVMIQVMDSGIGIPPSKFRTVFKEFARLDEGAKTASGLGLGLSIVDRIARVLGHKVELQSTHGKGTEFRVLMPLDISKSAETNAAVVPVDRTAEPLKGLRILCIDNETKILEGMRLLIDGWGCNTQAADSLSAVQTLSMRQPPDLVIADYHLADGTGVEAILHLRQHFGVEIPALLVTADRTLEVRAEAEKHGIAVQHKPVRPAALRAYITQISGLKRAAAE, from the coding sequence ATGCTTCCAGGCTGGGTCATATTTGCGTTTGCCTTGGGCTATCTTCTGCTGCTTTTTGCAGTGGCAAGCTATGGCGACCGCCGGAGCCGAAAATTCGGCGTGCCGGAGGGCGGCCGGCCTGTTGTGTATGCGCTCAGCCTTGCGATCTACTGCACGTCCTGGACCTATTTCGGCGGTGTCGGCCTTGCTGCGCATCACGGGCTGGAATTTGCCGGCATCTATATCGGGCCGATTCTCGTCTTCACACTCGGCATGCCGCTCTTGAAGCGCATTATCGAACTCGCCAAGGCCGAGAAGCTGACATCGGTGGCCGATTTCATTGCGGCGCGCTACGGCAAGAATTCCACTGTCGCAACCATCGTGGCGCTTATCTGCCTGATCGGCACCATTCCCTACATCGCGCTGCAGTTGAAATCCATCTCCGCGACTGTCACGGCCATGGTCAATCCGTCCGACTACGGTATCGGCAGCGGCAATCTCTATTTCCTCGACCTGCCGCTGATCGTGACGCTCGTGCTTGCCTGCTTCGCCATCATGTTCGGCACCCGCCACACCGATGCGACCGAGCATCAGGACGGGCTCATCCTCGCGGTATCGATGGAATCGATGGTGAAGCTCGTTGCCTTTCTGACGGCGGGCATATGTGTCATCTGGTTCCTGTTCGACGGACCGAGCGACCTGTGGCGGAAAGGATCGGAGAATGCCCTGGTCAGTGCCGCCCTCGACTATCAGACGCCGCTCAGCCGATGGATCACGCTGACACTGCTTTCGGCCTTCGCCATTATCATGCTGCCGCGCCAGTTCCACGTCACAGTGGTCGAAAACCGAACGGCAAAACAGCTCCGGCTCGCCGGCTTTCTCTTCCCGCTCTACCTGATCGCCATCAATCTCTTTGTGCTGCCCGTCGCCATCGGCGGGCTGCTCATCTTCGGCGGCAACGGTAATGCCGATCTCTATGTTCTTACCCTGCCGCTTGCAGGGCAGATGCCTGTCGTCTCGCTGATCACCTTCATCGGCGGCTTCTCGGCGGCGACCGCCATGGTGATCGTCGATTCCGTGGCGCTTTCCATCATGGTGTCGAACGACATCGTCATGCCGTTCTTCCTGCGCCGGAAGCTCGCGGGCCTTGCGAGCCAGCGTGACGACTTCGCAAAGAGCCTGCTCAATATCCGCCGCAGCGCCATCTTCGCCGTGCTGCTGCTCGGCTACGCCTATTATCGTTCGACCGACAGCACTGCGGGGCTTGCCTCGATCGGCCTGCTCTCCTTCGCCGCCATCGCGCAGATTGCACCTGCCCTCTTCGGCGGCATGATCTGGCGGCGGGCAAATGCGCGCGGCGCCATTCTCGGCCTGACCTCCGGTTTCACCATCTGGGTCTACCTGCTTTTCCTGCCCTCCTTCGGTGGGCCGGATTATTCCTATGTGGCAAGCAGTTTCCTCGGTTTCATCTTTCCCGGCACGACGCTCTTCACCGGTCCGGATGCCGATCCGCTGGTCAATGCGACGGCGATGAGCCTGCTCGTCAATACTGCCGCCTTCGTCGTGGGCTCGCTGACGCGCAATGCCAAGCCGCTGGAACGCATCCAGGCCGGCATTTTCGTCAAGCGACATTCGCGCTCGCAATTTGCCACGCGCGGCTGGAAGACCCGTATCAGCGTCGGCGATCTCAAAACGGCCATCGCCCGCTATCTCGGCGAAGAGCGCATGCAGCGCTCGCTTGCGACCTATGAACAGACCTCGGGGCGCAAACTGGAGGACGATCAGCCGGCCGATATGGCGCTCATCCATTTCACCGAGCAGTTGCTCGGCAGCGCTATCGGTTCTTCGTCCGCACGGCTGGTGCTGTCGCTGATCCTGCAGAAGATCGAGGATGCCTCTTCGGATACCGCATGGCTGCTCGACCAGGCGAGCGAAGCGCTGCAATATAATCAGGACATGCTGCAGACGGCACTGTCGCAGATGGATCAGGGCATTGCCGTCTTCGACAGTTCCAACCGGCTGACGATCTGGAACCGGCGTTTCCGTCAATTGCTGGACCTGCCTGAAAATGCGGGCCAGGTCGGCTTTCCGCTATCTGACATCGTCAGTATCCTTAGCCATCGCGGTGACATCGCGCCCGGTGACCAGGGCCAAGCGGTGCGGCATTTCCTGACGCTCGACAAGCCTTTCCCGCTGGTGCTTGCCGGCGGCGAGCGCATCATCGAAGTGCGTTCCAATGCCATGCCGGACAAGGGCATCGTCGCGACCTTCACCGACATTACCCAGCGTGTGGCCGCCGACCAGGCACTGAAACAGGCAAACGAGACGCTGGAACAGCGCGTCGCGGAGCGCACGGCGGAGCTGACGCGCGTCAACAAGGAATTGGCGGAGGCACGCGCGGCGGCGGACGAGGCCAATATCGGCAAGACCCGCTTCTTTGCCGCCGCCGGCCACGATATCCTGCAGCCGCTCAACGCAGCGCGGCTCTATTCTTCCGCACTGGTCGAACGCATGGCGCAATCGGAAAACAGCCCGATCGTGCGCAACATCGATTCCGCGCTGGAATCGGTTGAATCCATTCTCGGCGCCGTGCTCGATATTTCCAGGCTTGATACCGGCGCCATGCGCCCGCGGCTGGCATCCGTGCCGCTTTCCGACCTGCTCGAGCGTATCGAGACCGATTTTGCGCCGATCGCCCGCGAGAAGAAGCTGAAGCTCAAGGTCATGCCGACCTCGCTGCGGGTGCGCTCCGATCCGAACCTGTTGCGCCGCCTGGTACAGAACCTCGTTTCCAACGCCATCAAATATACGGTCAACGGCAAGGTGCTGATCGGGGTCAGGCGACGCGGCAATCAGGTGATGATCCAGGTGATGGATTCGGGCATCGGCATTCCGCCTTCGAAATTCCGGACGGTGTTCAAGGAATTCGCGCGGTTGGACGAAGGCGCCAAGACCGCATCGGGTCTCGGGCTCGGCCTCTCCATCGTCGACCGCATCGCCCGCGTGCTCGGCCACAAGGTCGAACTTCAGTCGACACATGGCAAGGGAACGGAATTCCGCGTACTCATGCCGCTCGACATCTCGAAGAGCGCCGAAACAAATGCTGCCGTGGTTCCGGTCGATCGCACAGCCGAGCCATTGAAGGGATTGCGCATCCTGTGCATCGACAATGAAACCAAGATCCTTGAAGGCATGCGGCTGCTGATCGATGGATGGGGCTGCAACACGCAGGCGGCGGATTCGCTTTCCGCTGTCCAGACGCTTTCGATGCGTCAGCCACCGGATCTTGTCATCGCCGATTATCATCTTGCCGACGGAACCGGGGTCGAAGCGATCCTGCATCTCCGCCAGCATTTCGGCGTTGAGATTCCCGCACTGCTCGTCACAGCCGACAGGACGCTGGAAGTGCGGGCAGAGGCAGAAAAGCACGGCATCGCGGTGCAGCACAAGCCGGTGCGCCCTGCGGCACTGCGCGCCTATATCACCCAGATTTCAGGGCTGAAGCGCGCCGCCGCCGAGTGA
- a CDS encoding LLM class flavin-dependent oxidoreductase, whose product MKKIGFLSFGHWTPSPQSQTRSAGDTLLQSIDLAVAAEELGADGAYFRVHHFARQLASPFPLLAAVGARTSRIEIGTAVIDMRYENPLYMAEDAGSADLIARGRLQLGISRGSPEQVIDGWRYFGYNPPEGQSDADMGRRHAEVFLEVLKGEGFAEPNPRPMFPNPPGLLRLEPHSAGLRERIWWGAGSNATAVWAAKLGMNLQSSTLKDDETGEAFHIQQAKQIRAYREAWKDAGHQREPRVSVSRSIFSLVNDRDRSYFGYGNEGQDKIGFIDENTRAIFGRSYAAEPDALIEELKKDEAIAEADTLLLTVPNQLGVEYNAHVIESIMKYIAPALGWR is encoded by the coding sequence ATGAAGAAGATCGGTTTTCTCTCGTTCGGGCATTGGACGCCCTCGCCGCAATCCCAGACGCGCTCCGCCGGCGATACGCTGCTGCAGTCGATCGATCTTGCCGTTGCAGCTGAAGAACTCGGTGCCGATGGCGCCTATTTCCGCGTCCACCATTTCGCCCGCCAGCTTGCCTCGCCCTTTCCGCTTTTGGCCGCTGTCGGCGCCCGGACCAGCCGCATCGAGATCGGCACCGCGGTCATCGACATGCGCTACGAGAACCCGCTCTACATGGCGGAAGACGCCGGCTCCGCCGATCTGATTGCTCGCGGGCGCCTGCAGCTCGGCATCAGCCGCGGTTCGCCGGAGCAGGTCATCGATGGCTGGCGATATTTCGGCTACAATCCGCCGGAAGGCCAGAGCGATGCCGATATGGGCCGCCGCCACGCCGAGGTTTTCCTCGAAGTATTGAAGGGCGAAGGCTTCGCCGAGCCCAATCCGCGGCCGATGTTCCCCAATCCGCCCGGCCTCTTGCGGCTCGAACCGCATTCCGCCGGCTTGCGTGAGCGCATCTGGTGGGGTGCCGGCTCGAACGCTACCGCCGTCTGGGCCGCCAAGCTCGGCATGAACCTGCAGAGCTCGACCTTGAAGGATGATGAGACGGGCGAGGCCTTCCATATCCAGCAGGCCAAACAGATCCGAGCCTATCGCGAGGCCTGGAAGGACGCCGGCCATCAGCGTGAGCCACGCGTCTCCGTCAGCCGCAGCATCTTCTCGCTGGTGAACGATCGCGACCGCTCCTATTTCGGCTATGGCAATGAAGGGCAGGACAAGATCGGCTTCATCGACGAGAATACGAGGGCGATCTTCGGCCGTTCATACGCCGCCGAGCCTGATGCTCTGATCGAGGAGCTGAAGAAGGACGAGGCGATCGCCGAGGCAGATACGCTGCTTCTCACCGTCCCCAACCAGCTCGGCGTGGAATACAATGCCCACGTTATTGAATCGATCATGAAATATATCGCGCCGGCGCTCGGCTGGCGGTGA
- a CDS encoding MFS transporter yields MVAAPESIKNSSPMGFHALTLAIFFGASAAPTPLYRIYQEVFAVSPILITVIFAVYAFALLATLLIAGSISDHLGRRPVIFGALVLEIIAMALFSIASGPEWLIAARIVQGIATGIAGASLGAALVDVDRAKGQIVNSIAPLSGMAIGAIGTSALIQFGPEPLHLVYALLLVAFTVQAFALWLTRETGGTRPGIFTSLKPTIFIPQQVKKPLSLVTPINIANWTLGGFYLSLVPSLVVSTTGSRAPLTGGTVVAALMLSGAITVFLRRSRSPKGNLVFGVASQTAGIATVVAGVHLANVPLLLVGTLLTGAGFGTNFLGSIGTIMPLAKPEERAGLLSAFYIQSYLAFSLPAILAGFLVKSIGYGMTTDIYATGIVLVSLAGLVMMRSTRDTATA; encoded by the coding sequence ATGGTCGCCGCTCCTGAATCCATCAAGAATTCGTCTCCCATGGGCTTCCATGCACTGACGCTGGCCATCTTCTTCGGTGCATCGGCTGCGCCGACGCCGCTTTATCGCATCTATCAGGAAGTCTTTGCCGTTTCGCCCATCCTCATCACCGTCATCTTCGCCGTCTATGCCTTCGCTTTGCTTGCCACTTTGCTGATCGCCGGTTCCATCTCCGATCATCTCGGACGGCGACCTGTCATTTTTGGCGCGCTCGTGCTGGAGATCATCGCCATGGCGTTATTTTCCATCGCCAGCGGACCGGAATGGCTGATCGCGGCGCGCATCGTGCAGGGTATCGCCACCGGTATTGCCGGCGCCTCCCTCGGTGCAGCTCTTGTCGATGTCGACCGGGCCAAGGGGCAAATCGTCAACTCCATTGCACCGCTTTCTGGCATGGCGATCGGCGCGATCGGAACCAGCGCGCTGATCCAGTTCGGGCCGGAACCACTGCATCTCGTCTACGCCCTTCTTCTCGTCGCCTTCACCGTGCAGGCCTTCGCGCTGTGGTTGACGCGAGAAACCGGCGGCACGCGCCCCGGCATCTTCACTTCGCTGAAGCCGACGATTTTCATCCCGCAACAGGTGAAGAAGCCGCTGTCGCTGGTGACGCCGATCAATATCGCCAACTGGACGCTCGGCGGTTTCTACCTGTCGCTCGTACCTTCGCTGGTCGTCTCCACTACCGGCAGTCGCGCACCGCTGACGGGTGGCACGGTCGTGGCAGCGTTGATGTTGTCCGGCGCAATCACCGTTTTCTTGCGCCGCAGCCGCAGCCCGAAGGGCAATCTCGTCTTCGGCGTCGCCTCCCAAACAGCGGGTATCGCAACGGTCGTCGCTGGCGTGCATCTTGCCAACGTGCCGCTGCTGCTCGTCGGCACGCTTTTGACCGGCGCCGGTTTCGGTACCAACTTCCTGGGCTCGATCGGCACGATCATGCCTCTCGCCAAGCCGGAAGAACGGGCCGGCCTGCTTTCGGCCTTTTATATCCAGAGCTATCTCGCCTTCAGCCTGCCAGCCATCCTTGCCGGCTTCCTCGTCAAGTCGATCGGCTACGGCATGACCACAGACATCTACGCAACCGGCATCGTCCTCGTCAGCCTTGCCGGGCTGGTGATGATGCGCTCGACAAGGGATACGGCGACGGCTTAA